From a region of the Bacillota bacterium genome:
- a CDS encoding ABC transporter permease yields MRSFGRTAWLGRFFRWRADLLLLLAVLLALFSGLSGQFASGANFISILNQAAPLAVAAIGQTFVIAGGGLDISVGSVAAACAILGSLAAVRGGAPAGMLVFLAVGVLLGSVNGAVVARFRVQPVIATIAMMTFARGLAFEVSGGQPVSGLPALFTSIGWGSWLGIPLMVWIALLLVAVAHVALTSTTFGTYVRAAGSAADALRLGGVHADGYRWLSYVVSGGAVAFAAILFTAQAGSGQPNLGVGLELQTIAASVIGGTSLGGGRGSVLGAAGGALVMTILADGMVMVGVTPYVQQVVLGVAMILAVVWDYALRRWMRERVGEGVA; encoded by the coding sequence GTGAGGAGCTTCGGGCGAACCGCCTGGCTCGGCCGTTTCTTCCGGTGGAGGGCGGACCTCTTGCTTCTCCTGGCGGTGCTCCTCGCCCTCTTTTCGGGGTTGAGCGGGCAGTTCGCCAGCGGTGCCAACTTCATCAGCATCTTGAACCAGGCGGCCCCGCTGGCCGTGGCGGCCATCGGGCAGACCTTCGTGATCGCGGGCGGTGGTCTCGACATCTCCGTGGGCTCGGTGGCCGCCGCCTGCGCCATCCTGGGCTCGCTGGCCGCGGTCCGCGGCGGCGCCCCGGCGGGCATGCTCGTCTTCCTCGCGGTGGGCGTCCTCCTGGGGAGCGTCAACGGCGCGGTGGTGGCCAGGTTCCGCGTTCAACCGGTGATCGCCACCATCGCCATGATGACCTTCGCGCGCGGACTGGCCTTCGAGGTGAGCGGAGGCCAGCCCGTCTCAGGGCTGCCGGCCCTTTTCACCAGCATCGGCTGGGGCTCTTGGCTCGGGATTCCGCTGATGGTCTGGATCGCCCTCCTCCTGGTGGCCGTGGCGCACGTCGCCCTGACCTCCACCACCTTCGGAACGTATGTGCGCGCCGCGGGCAGCGCGGCTGACGCCCTCCGCCTGGGCGGCGTCCACGCGGACGGCTACCGCTGGCTGAGCTACGTGGTCTCGGGGGGCGCCGTGGCCTTCGCGGCCATTCTCTTCACCGCCCAGGCGGGCTCTGGACAGCCCAACCTGGGCGTGGGGCTGGAGTTGCAGACCATCGCGGCCTCCGTGATCGGGGGGACGTCGCTGGGAGGTGGTCGCGGTTCGGTTCTGGGTGCTGCGGGCGGCGCGCTGGTGATGACCATCCTGGCGGACGGGATGGTCATGGTGGGCGTCACGCCCTACGTTCAGCAGGTGGTCTTGGGCGTGGCCATGATTCTGGCGGTGGTCTGGGACTACGCGCTGCGCAGATGGATGCGGGAAAGGGTCGGTGAGGGGGTTGCCTGA